CAGTAATGATGAAGTAAACGGGTTAGGATCAAAACTGTCTCAGATGGAGCTCTCCTGTCCTCTTGTAGTCTGTttcaaaacaacatattttaaaatgttctttaaattcaATCAGACTTATTTCTACTTAATAGTCATTCTCCTAATATTTGATTAGGAGGATTGACTCTGTCACAGTACGTTTTTTCACTGTGCtccaaaaaaagaaaggaaaaggagGTCTCACAGCATTAAAATAACACCAAGGTAAGTAAGTAATGACTGAATTGTCATTTTCAGTGAACTATCCCAATAAATACACCTTTACCTAGCAAAACAAACTGAGAACCATAATAAACCTATTATGTTTATAggataaataaactaaaacagaaGACAATATTTTCACTGATTGTGTTCATTCACTGCTTTGCATGAATGGTAAATGATTAAATTGGTATTTCTACAATCATCAGTGTATGCATATAGTTTATGTCATGTCTGAGGCTGCATGAATCTGACAAGTTTGTTTGGGACTATATTGAACTATCACATGACAATAAATCCACATGACAGTGAAGTCAGATAAACTGCTCTAAAGATACTCTAAACTcattaatactgaatgaaaaccCTTAACACATGAATGGCACTGAGATGAATGAATATAATCTTTATATGACGTATGCTATTATGATCATCTTGTACCTGGCAGACTCTGTGCTGAAGGATATCAGGGTGTCAGACAGGCTGCAAACGATAACAACAGGAAGAAAATGTATCAGTATAATGTAGTGCTAAAGAGTAAAAAGGCTATTCAATCAACATCAGACATGCAATTACTCCTATTTCTGTTAAATATGAACATTAATAGAGCAAACCTTTTCTCTGGAGCTGGTTCAGACTTGGATTCAGGTGCTGGTTTGGGCTGAGATTTAGCTTCAGGTTCTGTTTTAGTTTCAACTGGTTTAGGCTCTGGTTTGGGTTTAAGATCGGTTGCCGTTATAGTTTTTGTGGAAGTTTTAGTTTCAACTGATTTAGATTCAGTTGCTGGTTTAGTCTCAGCTGGTTTAGGTTCAGTTGTTATAGGTTTAGTTTCAACTGGTTTAATTACTGGTGTGGGTTTAGGATCACTTGCCACTGTAGTCTGTGTTGTAGGTTTAGTTTCAGCTACTAATTTAGGATCAGTTGCTGTTGTAGTTTGTGCGGTAGGTTTAGTTTCAACTGGTTTAGGTTCAGTTGTTGCTGTAGGTTTAGTTTCAACTGGTTTAGGCTCTGGTGTGGGTTTAGGATCGGTTGCCGTTATAGTTTGTGTGAACGTTTTAGTTTCAACTGTTTTAGTTTCAGTTGCTGTTTTAGTTTCAACTGGTTTAATTACTGATGTGGGTTTAGGATCACTTGCTACTGTAGTCTGTGTTGTAGGTTTAGTTTCAACTGGTTTAGGCTCTGCTGTGGGCTTAGGATCAGTTGCTGTTGTAGTTTGTGTTGTAGgtttagtttctgttttagtttcaACTTTTTTAGTTTCAGTTGCTGTTTTAGTTTCAATTGCTGGTTTAAATTCAGTTGTTACAGGTTTAGTTTCAACTGGTTTAGGTTCTGATGTGGGTTTAGGTtcagttgttgttgtagtttgtGTGGTAGGTTTAGTTTGAGCCACTGGTTTAGGTtcagttgttgttgtagtttcaGTTGCAGGTTTAGGTTGTGAAGCTGGTTTAGGCTCAGATGTTGTTTTAGGCTGTGTTGCGTTTTCTAGCACTGGTTTAGATTCTGATGTGGCATTAGATTCGGTTGTAATTTTAGTTTGTGTTGTAGGTTTAGTTTCAGTCACTGGCTTAGTCCCAAGTGCTGGTTTAGAGTCTATTGTGGGTTTAGGTTCAAtcgttgtttttgtttcagaTGCAGTTTTAGTCTCAGGTGCTGCTGGCTTGTCTTCCTTCACCACTGGTTCAGTGTTTGATTTAACActgtaaatgcaataaaattacaattgaaaCAGTGTTAAACAAGAAATAGGAGCTTGAAGGTGTGTCATTGACAGATGTTGTGAAGTTTACCTTTGCACAGGCACAGACTTAACAGATGCTTTGGTGTCATCATCATTACCGATAACTACCCTACAAACCACATACATATGAAAAAAAGGATGAGGATAATGGTGCTAACAAATAGGGGTTACACAGGTAAAGTAGGACACTTATTGCCACTTCACCTATTTACTTTTGTCAGTGTGTGCTGGTACCTTTTTGCAGCAAAGGAAGAAGTGTTCATATCAGCCGAGCTGTCAGGCTTCTCTGTAGATCTGGAAATATTAGATGGGATATGCATTCATCTTAATACTTCCCCAAATAATGGTACAGAGGAAGAGTAACTGAGAATGAATGGGGGAAAGTCACATAACATACAAAATAGAAACTTTAGATGAGCTTTCAGCTTGGTTGAATTAAAGGTACATCTATGTATTATTACATCTATGTTatattttaatcagaacactTACCCGTATTTCTTTGCAGCTGACATAACGTATGAGC
This DNA window, taken from Carassius auratus strain Wakin chromosome 14, ASM336829v1, whole genome shotgun sequence, encodes the following:
- the LOC113113350 gene encoding proteoglycan 4-like isoform X2, with the translated sequence MSKAGERQSVLRTTKVRTALKGDNSWIQRREQENLEREEEEEKPWIAEVRAKRSSGVFEETSTVSLPTANEPQPRPDTDKPKTPASGYLIRGVFTKTESKPTSTSSTNGYAGINSFNKKPSESYKKIAPHTVRSSSEKTAPFEPTLSPEEMEKRTETANTVLKGSQANRRSYVMSAAKKYGSTEKPDSSADMNTSSFAAKRVVIGNDDDTKASVKSVPVQSVKSNTEPVVKEDKPAAPETKTASETKTTIEPKPTIDSKPALGTKPVTETKPTTQTKITTESNATSESKPVLENATQPKTTSEPKPASQPKPATETTTTTEPKPVAQTKPTTQTTTTTEPKPTSEPKPVETKPVTTEFKPAIETKTATETKKVETKTETKPTTQTTTATDPKPTAEPKPVETKPTTQTTVASDPKPTSVIKPVETKTATETKTVETKTFTQTITATDPKPTPEPKPVETKPTATTEPKPVETKPTAQTTTATDPKLVAETKPTTQTTVASDPKPTPVIKPVETKPITTEPKPAETKPATESKSVETKTSTKTITATDLKPKPEPKPVETKTEPEAKSQPKPAPESKSEPAPEKSLSDTLISFSTESASSGQTDLGVDLLSQDLLTDSSSLPQTKKTHTTLDLLADDLIPFSATSTSLVDEFDPIAASSEPTKSPHWYGPPKLDSRSTDTFNQFQHPVDLVADLPPDVSFSLAEDVTPIDPKSDWETNMESYKTSIKTVQSSVPEKLPESDSKKGFVYVKEYVDNSCLDGSSSDYVSSTTSNYNYSSPSYYTRELTTCTYCGEMVGSDAKITIEHLNISCHPSCFKCGICSKPMGDLLYNMFLHRGTVHCESCYSNVL
- the LOC113113350 gene encoding proteoglycan 4-like isoform X4, with product MSKAGERQSVLRTTKVRTALKGDNSWIQRREQENLEREEEEEKPWIAEVRAKRSSGVFEETSTVSLPTANEPQPRPDTDKPKTPASGYLIRGVFTKTESKPTSTSSTNGYAGINSFNKKPSESYKKIAPHTVRSSSEKTAPFEPTLSPEEMEKRTETANTVLKGSQANRRSYVMSAAKKYGSTEKPDSSADMNTSSFAAKRVVIGNDDDTKASVKSVPVQSVKSNTEPVVKEDKPAAPETKTASETKTTIEPKPTIDSKPALGTKPVTETKPTTQTKITTESNATSESKPVLENATQPKTTSEPKPASQPKPATETTTTTEPKPVAQTKPTTQTTTTTEPKPTSEPKPVETKPVTTEFKPAIETKTATETKKVETKTETKPTTQTTTATDPKPTAEPKPVETKPTTQTTVASDPKPTSVIKPVETKTATETKTVETKTFTQTITATDPKPTPEPKPVETKPTATTEPKPVETKPTAQTTTATDPKLVAETKPTTQTTVASDPKPTPVIKPVETKPITTEPKPAETKPATESKSVETKTSTKTITATDLKPKPEPKPVETKTEPEAKSQPKPAPESKSEPAPEKSLSDTLISFSTESASSGQTDLGVDLLSQDLLTDSSSLPQTKKTHTTLDLLADDLIPFSATSTSLVDEFDPIAASSEPTKSPHWYGPPKLDSRSTDTFNQFQHPVDLVADLPPDVSFSLAEDVTPIDPKSDWETNMESYKTSIKTVQSSVPEKLPESDSKKGFVYVKEYVDNSCLDGSSDYVSSTTSNYNYSSPSYYTRELTTCTYCGEMVGSDAKITIEHLNISCHPSCFKCGICSKPMGDLLYNMFLHRGTVHCESCYSNVL
- the LOC113113350 gene encoding proteoglycan 4-like isoform X1; the protein is MSKAGERQSVLRTTKVRTALKGDNSWIQRREQENLEREEEEEKPWIAEVRAKRSSGVFEETSTVSLPTANEPQPRPDTDKPKTPASGYLIRGVFTKTESKPTSTSSTNGYAGINSFNKKPSESYKKIAPHTVRSSSEKTAPFEPTLSPEEMEKRTETANTVLKGSQANRRSYVMSAAKKYGSTEKPDSSADMNTSSFAAKRVVIGNDDDTKASVKSVPVQSVKSNTEPVVKEDKPAAPETKTASETKTTIEPKPTIDSKPALGTKPVTETKPTTQTKITTESNATSESKPVLENATQPKTTSEPKPASQPKPATETTTTTEPKPVAQTKPTTQTTTTTEPKPTSEPKPVETKPVTTEFKPAIETKTATETKKVETKTETKPTTQTTTATDPKPTAEPKPVETKPTTQTTVASDPKPTSVIKPVETKTATETKTVETKTFTQTITATDPKPTPEPKPVETKPTATTEPKPVETKPTAQTTTATDPKLVAETKPTTQTTVASDPKPTPVIKPVETKPITTEPKPAETKPATESKSVETKTSTKTITATDLKPKPEPKPVETKTEPEAKSQPKPAPESKSEPAPEKSLSDTLISFSTESASSGQTDLGVDLLSQDLLTDSSSLPQTKKTHTTLDLLADDLIPFSATSTSLVDEFDPIAASSEPTKSPHWYGPPKLDSRSTDTFNQFQHPVDLVADLPPDVSFSLAEDVTPIDPKSDWETNMESYKTSIKTVQSSVPEKLPESDSKKGFVYVKEYVDNSCLDGSSSDYVSSTTSNYNYSSPSYYTSRELTTCTYCGEMVGSDAKITIEHLNISCHPSCFKCGICSKPMGDLLYNMFLHRGTVHCESCYSNVL
- the LOC113113350 gene encoding proteoglycan 4-like isoform X3, giving the protein MSKAGERQSVLRTTKVRTALKGDNSWIQRREQENLEREEEEEKPWIAEVRAKRSSGVFEETSTVSLPTANEPQPRPDTDKPKTPASGYLIRGVFTKTESKPTSTSSTNGYAGINSFNKKPSESYKKIAPHTVRSSSEKTAPFEPTLSPEEMEKRTETANTVLKGSQANRRSYVMSAAKKYGSTEKPDSSADMNTSSFAAKRVVIGNDDDTKASVKSVPVQSVKSNTEPVVKEDKPAAPETKTASETKTTIEPKPTIDSKPALGTKPVTETKPTTQTKITTESNATSESKPVLENATQPKTTSEPKPASQPKPATETTTTTEPKPVAQTKPTTQTTTTTEPKPTSEPKPVETKPVTTEFKPAIETKTATETKKVETKTETKPTTQTTTATDPKPTAEPKPVETKPTTQTTVASDPKPTSVIKPVETKTATETKTVETKTFTQTITATDPKPTPEPKPVETKPTATTEPKPVETKPTAQTTTATDPKLVAETKPTTQTTVASDPKPTPVIKPVETKPITTEPKPAETKPATESKSVETKTSTKTITATDLKPKPEPKPVETKTEPEAKSQPKPAPESKSEPAPEKSLSDTLISFSTESASSGQTDLGVDLLSQDLLTDSSSLPQTKKTHTTLDLLADDLIPFSATSTSLVDEFDPIAASSEPTKSPHWYGPPKLDSRSTDTFNQFQHPVDLVADLPPDVSFSLAEDVTPIDPKSDWETNMESYKTSIKTVQSSVPEKLPESDSKKGFVYVKEYVDNSCLDGSSDYVSSTTSNYNYSSPSYYTSRELTTCTYCGEMVGSDAKITIEHLNISCHPSCFKCGICSKPMGDLLYNMFLHRGTVHCESCYSNVL